One region of Neisseria mucosa genomic DNA includes:
- a CDS encoding ribonuclease P protein component, producing the protein MDYRFGKQYRLLKTDDFSSVFAFKNRRSRDLLQVFQSADNGLNHPRIGLVVSKKTAKRAHERNYMKRVIRDWFRLNKNSLPPHDFVVRVRLAFNRQNAAEARNQLAQLMRKR; encoded by the coding sequence TTGGACTACCGCTTCGGAAAGCAGTACCGCTTATTAAAAACGGATGATTTTTCATCCGTTTTTGCGTTCAAAAACCGACGCAGCCGCGATTTGCTGCAAGTTTTCCAATCTGCCGACAACGGATTGAACCATCCGCGGATCGGCTTGGTCGTCAGCAAAAAAACAGCGAAACGTGCGCATGAACGCAACTACATGAAGCGCGTCATCCGCGATTGGTTCAGACTGAACAAAAACAGCCTGCCGCCACATGATTTCGTCGTACGCGTCCGCCTGGCATTCAACCGGCAAAATGCCGCCGAAGCCCGAAACCAATTGGCGCAACTCATGCGCAAACGCTGA
- the rpmH gene encoding 50S ribosomal protein L34, protein MKRTYQPSVTKRKRTHGFLVRSKTRGGRAVLAARRAKGRKRLAV, encoded by the coding sequence ATGAAACGCACTTATCAACCTTCCGTTACCAAACGCAAACGTACCCACGGCTTCCTGGTCCGCTCCAAAACCCGTGGTGGCCGCGCAGTATTGGCAGCCCGTCGCGCCAAAGGCCGCAAACGCTTGGCAGTGTAA